The following coding sequences are from one Hippopotamus amphibius kiboko isolate mHipAmp2 chromosome 9, mHipAmp2.hap2, whole genome shotgun sequence window:
- the LMO2 gene encoding rhombotin-2 isoform X1: MEGSAVTVLERGGASSPPERRSKRRRRSGGGARAPEGVRAPAAGQPRATKGAPPPPGTPPPSPMSSAIERKSLDPSEEPVDEVLQIPPSLLTCGGCQQNIGDRYFLKAIDQYWHEDCLSCDLCGCRLGEVGRRLYYKLGRKLCRRDYLSEVSANQIRKGLQRPSLPVVLRHRSQGGGCHWRWGTRLLRGDAGTRTCL, encoded by the exons ATGGAAG GGAGCGCGGTGACTGTCCTTGAGCGCGGAGGGGCGAGCTCGCCGCCAGAGCGCCGGAGCAAGAGGAGGCGCAGGAGCGGCGGCGGCGCCCGAGCACCCGAGGGGGTCCGAGCCCCGGCAGCCGGCCAGCCCCGCGCCACAAAGGGAGCGCCCCCGCCGCCCGGCACGCCGCCTCCCTCCCCAATGTCCTCGGCCATCGAGAGGAAGAGCCTGGACCCGTCTGA GGAGCCAGTGGATGAGGTGCTGCAGATCCCCCCGTCCCTGCTGACATGTGGAGGCTGCCAGCAGAACATCGGGGACCGCTACTTCCTGAAGGCCATCGACCAGTACTGGCACGAGGACTGCCTCAGCTGTGACCTCTGCGGGTGCCGGCTGGGCGAGGTGGGCCGGCGCCTCTACTACAAACTGGGCCGGAAGCTCTGCCGCAGAGACTATCTCAG TGAAGTCTCAGCAAACCAGATCCGGAAGGGGCTGCAGAGGCCTTCTCTTCCAGTTGTCTTAAGACACAGAAGCCAGGGCGGAGGATGTCATTGGCGCTGGGGCACCCGGCTCCTTAGAGGTGATGCTGGGACCAGAACTTGTCTCTGA